A DNA window from Arachis duranensis cultivar V14167 chromosome 3, aradu.V14167.gnm2.J7QH, whole genome shotgun sequence contains the following coding sequences:
- the LOC107478524 gene encoding uncharacterized exonuclease domain-containing protein At3g15140, with protein sequence MALLRASLLKMTCHRNVWLSSVTPLTVYPNSSSLPLQPPMFTLSASESPSHSSSSHEPQFRWKPMCLYHTQGKCNKMDDPVHIERFNHDCSRELQVASAERHKICSQNFDFFLVLDLEGRVEILEFPVLMISAKTMQVEDIFHRFVRPTEMSEQRINEYIEGKYGKFGVDRVWHDTAVPFKEVIQQFEAWLMQRQLWKGGSLDGAAFVTCGNWDLKTKVPQQCQVSKLKLPPYFMEWINLKDVYLNFYKRRATGMITMMKELQIPLRGSHHLGIDDTKNITRVLQHMLLDGALIQITARRNPKTPAEVNFLFKHRIR encoded by the exons ATGGCGCTTCTCAGAGCTTCTTTGCTGAAGATGACGTGTCACCGTAACGTTTGGCTTTCATCGGTCACACCACTTACCGTGTACCCCAACTCAAGCTCCCTCCCTCTCCAGCCTCCGATGTTCACTCTCTCAGCTTCCGAATCCCCATCCCATTCCTCTTCCTCGCACGAGCCTCAATTTCGGTGGAAGCCCATGTGCTTGTACCACACACAGGGAAAGTGCAACAAG ATGGATGATCCTGTCCACATTGAGAGGTTCAATCATGACTGCTCCAGGGAGCTTCAAGTGGCATCTGCTGAGCGGCACAAGATATGCTCTCAGAATTTCGACTTTTtccttgtgcttgatttagaggGTAGGGTTGAGATTCTTGAGTTTCCGGTTCTAATGATTAGTGCTAAAACAATGCAAGTTGAAGACATTTTCCACAG GTTTGTGAGGCCCACAGAAATGAGTGAACAAAGAATAAATGAATACATTGAAGGGAAGTATGGAAAATTTGGGGTTGACAG gGTATGGCATGACACAGCGGTGCCCTTCAAGGAAGTTATTCAACAATTTGAAGCATGGCTGATGCAACGTCAATTGTGGAAAGGTGGGAGCCTTGATGGTGCAGCATTTGTAACTTG TGGAAATTGGGATTTGAAGACAAAGGTACCTCAGCAGTGTCAGGTGTCAAAACTAAAGCTTCCACCATATTTTATGGAGTGGATTAATCTAAAAGATGTATATCTCAACTTTTATAaaagaagg GCCACAGGAATGATCACAATGATGAAGGAACTGCAAATACCATTGAGAGGAAGTCATCATCTTGGAATTGATGACACCAAGAACATAACAAGGGTATTGCAGCACATGCTACTTGATGGTGCACTTATCCAGATTACTGCAAGGAGGAATCCGAAGACGCCAGCAGAGGTTAACTTTCTCTTCAAGCACCGTATTAGATAG